In the Drosophila gunungcola strain Sukarami unplaced genomic scaffold, Dgunungcola_SK_2 000001F, whole genome shotgun sequence genome, one interval contains:
- the LOC128263531 gene encoding electroneutral sodium bicarbonate exchanger 1 isoform X8, with protein MPQQAQLKHIHGHGRLPRVIATDSSRPWTMNSSSGDDEAPKDPRTGGEDFTQQFTENDFEVTPPAQRVQFILGEDVDDGTHVSHPLFSEMGMLVKEGDEIEWKETARWIKFEEDVEEGGNRWSKPHVATLSLHSLFELRRLLVNGSVMLDMEAHNLEVMADLVCDHMVSAGALPPGVKDKVKDALLRRHRHQHEYAKKTRLPIIRSLADMRNHSSSKIEEHSGNLLGATTPISLTASEPGPPGSNGNQNLSTATGGMGRFLTVPSGKTSNRALEDMVKSPSNQSMARPGSGSELSEQQHKGNTHFMRKIPPGAEASNILVGEVDFLERTLSCFIRLSQAVVLGDLTEVPVPTRFVFILLGPPGSQSNFHEIGRAMATLMSDEIFHEVAYRARKRDHLLSGVDEFLDAVTVLPPGEWDPTIRIEPPAAVPSQEVRKRPPELPKEEVDEEEEEARLREENGLSRTGRLFGGLINDIKRKAPWYISDYKDALSMQCIASWIFLYFACLSPIITFGGLLAEATGKHMAAMESLVSGFVCGMGYGFFSGQPLTILGSTGPVLVFESIIYEFCLKMGWEYMTFRFWIGMWVAGICIVLTAIDASALVCYITRFTEENFATLIAFIFIYKAIENVMVIGKNFPVNQGIYDCICTPPIGSNASVIDYAKYNWDYCESYNGTLVGGDCGKPPTENVFLMSVVLCAGTFIISTLLKEFKNALFFPSIVRQYISDFSVLIAIFAMSFFDYSLGVPTQKLEVPNELKPTLSTRGWLIPPFSERNPWWSPIIAVFPALLGTILIFMDQQITAVIVNRKENKLKKGCGYHLDLFILSILIAICSMMGLPWFVAATVLSINHVNSLKLESECSAPGEKPQFLGVREQRVTHIMIFLTIGGSVLLTPLLGHIPMPVLFGVFLYMGVASLKGLQFFDRILIMFMPAKYQPDYMFLRQVPIKRVHLFTIIQLACLIILWLIKSFSQTSILFPLMLVVMIGIRKALDLVFTRRELKILDDIMPEMTKRAAADDLHKLDAEDNHHQHHPVSGAGSNYNADKSGPTTIHIPLSGNKAGNNGPTVNIPPEAVNRTAVWQQINKDGNGISEQLIIPVTLKVRQINGNHASPSAALSPRLSPMHEVDEYSEAPTNSPGQTTGIQQKQQQQQQQQQIGNCKAAKLEGSSLANSQINPANITPV; from the exons ACCTTGGACCATGAACTCCTCCAGCGGCGATGATGAGGCGCCGAAGGATCCGCGCACTGGCGGCGAGGATTTTACGCAACAATTTACAGAGAACGATTTCGAGG TGACTCCCCCGGCCCAGCGAGTTCAGTTCATACTGGGCGAAGATGTGGACGACGGCACACATGTATCGCATCCCCTGTTCTCCGAAATGGGGATGTTGGTGAAGGAGGGCGACGAGATCGAGTGGAAGGAGACAGCGCGATGGATCAAATTCGAGGAGGATGTGGAGGAGGGTGGCAATCGGTGGTCGAAGCCCCACGTGGCCACCCTCTCGCTTCACTCGCTTTTCGAGCTGCGCCGCCTGCTGGTCAACGGCAGTGTAATGCTGGACATGGAGGCCCACAACCTGGAGGTGATGGCCGATCTGGTCTGCGATCACATGGTCAGCGCGGGAGCCCTGCCACCGGGGGTCAAGGACAAGGTCAAGGACGCCCTCCTGCGCCGCCATCGCCATCAGCACGAGTATGCCAAGAAGACGCGACTGCCGATTATTCGATCGTTGGCCGATATGCGTAATCACTCGTCATCGAAAA TTGAAGAGCACTCTGGCAATTTATTGGGGGCCACAACGCCGATTTCCCTAACGGCCAGCGAACCGGGACCGCCCGGATCCAATGGAAATCAAAATCTAAGCACCGCTACCGGCGGAATGGGTCGTTTTCTAACGGTGCCCAGTGGAAAAACCAGCAACAGAGCGCTCG AGGACATGGTCAAGAGTCCAAGTAACCAATCGATGGCCCGCCCGGGAAGTGGATCCGAGCTGAGTGAGCAGCAGCACAAGGGCAACACCCACTTCATGCGGAAGATTCCGCCGGGAGCGGAGGCCAGCAACATCCTGGTTGGCGAGGTGGACTTCCTGGAGCGAACCCTGTCCTGCTTCATCCGGTTGAGCCAGGCGGTCGTCCTGGGCGATCTCACCGAGGTGCCCGTGCCCACAAG ATTTGTATTTATCCTGCTTGGTCCGCCTGGCAGTCAGAGCAACTTCCACGAGATCGGCCGGGCAATGGCCACGCTGATGTCCGACGAGATCTTCCACGAGGTTGCCTACCGAGCACGCAAGCGGGACCATTTGTTGTCCGGGGTGGACGAGTTCCTGGACGCGGTCACCGTATTGCCGCCCGGCGAGTGGGATCCCACCATTCGGATTGAGCCACCGGCGGCCGTTCCCTCGCAGGAGGTGCGTAAACGTCCGCCGGAGTTGCCCAAGGAGGAGgtggacgaggaggaggaggaggcacGCCTACGGGAGGAGAACGGGCTGTCCCGGACGGGTCGACTCTTTGGAGGACTCATCAACGACATCAAGAGGAAGGCACCGTGGTACATTAGCGACTACAAGGACGCCCTATCCATGCAGTGCATCGCCTCCTGGATCTTCCTGTACTTCGCCTGCCTCTCCCCGATCATCACCTTCGGAGGTCTGCTGGCCGAGGCCACTGGCAAGCACATGGCTGCGATGGAGTCGCTGGTGTCCGGGTTCGTTTGTGGCATGGGCTATGGCTTCTTTTCGGGTCAGCCGCTGACAATTCTCGGGTCCACCGGTCCAGTCCTGGTCTTCGAGTCAATTATCTACGAGTTCTGTCTGAAGATGGGCTGGGAATATATGACCTTCCGGTTCTGGATCGGCATGTGGGTCGCCGGCATTTGCATCGTCTTGACCGCGATTGATGCCAGTGCCCTCGTTTGCTACATCACCCGCTTCACCGAGGAGAATTTCGCTACCCTGATCGCGTTCATCTTTATCTACAAGGCCATCGAGAATGTGATGGTAATCGGCAAGAATTTCCCCGTCAATCAGGGGATATACGACTGTATCTGTACACCGCCAATCGGGAGCAATGCCAGTGTGATCGATTATGCCAAATACAATTGGGATTATTGTGAG TCCTACAATGGCACTTTGGTTGGCGGAGATTGTGGCAAACCGCCCACCGAGAACGTTTTCCTAATGTCGGTGGTACTCTGCGCTGGCACCTTCATCATCTCCACCCTGCTGAAGGAGTTCAAGAACGCCCTCTTCTTCCCCTCCATCGTTCGGCAGTACATCAGTGACTTTTCCGTGCTGATCGCGATATTCGCCATGAGTTTCTTCGATTATTCCCTGGGAGTTCCCACCCAGAAACTGGAGGTGCCCAACGAGCTGAAGCCCACGCTGAGCACCAGAGGCTGGCTCATCCCGCCGTTCTCCGAAAGGAACCCCTGGTGGTCGCCAATCATCGCCGTATTCCCCGCCCTGCTTGGCACTATCCTGATCTTCATGGATCAACAGATCACCGCTGTCATCGTGAATCGCAAGGAGAACAAACTGAAGAAGGGCTGTGGCTACCATCTGGACCTGTTTATCCTCTCCATTCTGATTGCCATTTGCAGCATGATGGGCCTGCCTTG GTTCGTCGCTGCCACCGTGCTGAGCATCAACCACGTGAACTCGCTGAAACTGGAATCGGAGTGCTCGGCCCCTGGCgagaagccacagttcctgggAGTGCGCGAGCAGCGGGTGACGCACATCATGATCTTCTTGACCATCGGCGGCTCCGTGCTCCTGACCCCGCTGCTCGGCCACATTCCCATGCCGGTCCTGTTCGGCGTCTTTCTTTATATGGGCGTGGCCTCGCTCAAGGGTCTGCAGTTCTTTGATCGCATACTGATTATGTTCATGCCGGCCAAGTACCAGCCGGACTATATGTTCCTGCGCCAG GTTCCCATTAAGCGCGTCCACCTGTTCACCATTATTCAGCTGGCCTGTCTCATTATTCTCTGGCTGATCAAGTCCTTCTCGCAGACCTCCATTCTGTTCCCCCTGATGCTGGTGGTAATGATCGGCATACGGAAGGCCCTGGATCTGGTGTTCACCCGTCGAGAGCTGAAGATCCTGGACGACATTATGCCGGAGATGACGAAGAGGGCGGCGGCAGATGATCTGCATAAACTGGACGCTGAG GACAATCACCATCAGCATCACCCGGTGTCTGGTGCAGGATCGAACTATAATGCCGATAAGTCGGGTCCTACCACTATTCACATTCCCCTATCGGGAAACAaggccggcaacaatggaccTACAGTGAACATTCCCCCGGAGGCTGTTAATCGCACTGCGGTCTGGCAGCAGATCAACAAGGATGGCAACGGGATCTCGGAGCAACTGATCATTCCGGTCACCCTCAAAGTTCGTCAGATCAATGGCAACCA TGCCTCTCCGAGTGCCGCCCTCTCGCCACGCCTCTCGCCGATGCATGAGGTGGATGAGTACAGTGAAGCCCCGACAAACAGTCCGGGGCAAACCACGGGAAtccagcagaagcagcagcagcaacagcaacaacagcagatCGGCAATTGCAAGGCTGCCAAACTCGAAGGATCGTCTTTGGCCAACAGCCAGATCAATCCGGCCAACATAACACCCGTCTAA
- the LOC128263531 gene encoding electroneutral sodium bicarbonate exchanger 1 isoform X10 — protein MAKNNEYIELPWTMNSSSGDDEAPKDPRTGGEDFTQQFTENDFEVTPPAQRVQFILGEDVDDGTHVSHPLFSEMGMLVKEGDEIEWKETARWIKFEEDVEEGGNRWSKPHVATLSLHSLFELRRLLVNGSVMLDMEAHNLEVMADLVCDHMVSAGALPPGVKDKVKDALLRRHRHQHEYAKKTRLPIIRSLADMRNHSSSKIEEHSGNLLGATTPISLTASEPGPPGSNGNQNLSTATGGMGRFLTVPSGKTSNRALEDMVKSPSNQSMARPGSGSELSEQQHKGNTHFMRKIPPGAEASNILVGEVDFLERTLSCFIRLSQAVVLGDLTEVPVPTRFVFILLGPPGSQSNFHEIGRAMATLMSDEIFHEVAYRARKRDHLLSGVDEFLDAVTVLPPGEWDPTIRIEPPAAVPSQEVRKRPPELPKEEVDEEEEEARLREENGLSRTGRLFGGLINDIKRKAPWYISDYKDALSMQCIASWIFLYFACLSPIITFGGLLAEATGKHMAAMESLVSGFVCGMGYGFFSGQPLTILGSTGPVLVFESIIYEFCLKMGWEYMTFRFWIGMWVAGICIVLTAIDASALVCYITRFTEENFATLIAFIFIYKAIENVMVIGKNFPVNQGIYDCICTPPIGSNASVIDYAKYNWDYCESYNGTLVGGDCGKPPTENVFLMSVVLCAGTFIISTLLKEFKNALFFPSIVRQYISDFSVLIAIFAMSFFDYSLGVPTQKLEVPNELKPTLSTRGWLIPPFSERNPWWSPIIAVFPALLGTILIFMDQQITAVIVNRKENKLKKGCGYHLDLFILSILIAICSMMGLPWFVAATVLSINHVNSLKLESECSAPGEKPQFLGVREQRVTHIMIFLTIGGSVLLTPLLGHIPMPVLFGVFLYMGVASLKGLQFFDRILIMFMPAKYQPDYMFLRQVPIKRVHLFTIIQLACLIILWLIKSFSQTSILFPLMLVVMIGIRKALDLVFTRRELKILDDIMPEMTKRAAADDLHKLDAEDNHHQHHPVSGAGSNYNADKSGPTTIHIPLSGNKAGNNGPTVNIPPEAVNRTAVWQQINKDGNGISEQLIIPVTLKVRQINGNHASPSAALSPRLSPMHEVDEYSEAPTNSPGQTTGIQQKQQQQQQQQQIGNCKAAKLEGSSLANSQINPANITPV, from the exons ACCTTGGACCATGAACTCCTCCAGCGGCGATGATGAGGCGCCGAAGGATCCGCGCACTGGCGGCGAGGATTTTACGCAACAATTTACAGAGAACGATTTCGAGG TGACTCCCCCGGCCCAGCGAGTTCAGTTCATACTGGGCGAAGATGTGGACGACGGCACACATGTATCGCATCCCCTGTTCTCCGAAATGGGGATGTTGGTGAAGGAGGGCGACGAGATCGAGTGGAAGGAGACAGCGCGATGGATCAAATTCGAGGAGGATGTGGAGGAGGGTGGCAATCGGTGGTCGAAGCCCCACGTGGCCACCCTCTCGCTTCACTCGCTTTTCGAGCTGCGCCGCCTGCTGGTCAACGGCAGTGTAATGCTGGACATGGAGGCCCACAACCTGGAGGTGATGGCCGATCTGGTCTGCGATCACATGGTCAGCGCGGGAGCCCTGCCACCGGGGGTCAAGGACAAGGTCAAGGACGCCCTCCTGCGCCGCCATCGCCATCAGCACGAGTATGCCAAGAAGACGCGACTGCCGATTATTCGATCGTTGGCCGATATGCGTAATCACTCGTCATCGAAAA TTGAAGAGCACTCTGGCAATTTATTGGGGGCCACAACGCCGATTTCCCTAACGGCCAGCGAACCGGGACCGCCCGGATCCAATGGAAATCAAAATCTAAGCACCGCTACCGGCGGAATGGGTCGTTTTCTAACGGTGCCCAGTGGAAAAACCAGCAACAGAGCGCTCG AGGACATGGTCAAGAGTCCAAGTAACCAATCGATGGCCCGCCCGGGAAGTGGATCCGAGCTGAGTGAGCAGCAGCACAAGGGCAACACCCACTTCATGCGGAAGATTCCGCCGGGAGCGGAGGCCAGCAACATCCTGGTTGGCGAGGTGGACTTCCTGGAGCGAACCCTGTCCTGCTTCATCCGGTTGAGCCAGGCGGTCGTCCTGGGCGATCTCACCGAGGTGCCCGTGCCCACAAG ATTTGTATTTATCCTGCTTGGTCCGCCTGGCAGTCAGAGCAACTTCCACGAGATCGGCCGGGCAATGGCCACGCTGATGTCCGACGAGATCTTCCACGAGGTTGCCTACCGAGCACGCAAGCGGGACCATTTGTTGTCCGGGGTGGACGAGTTCCTGGACGCGGTCACCGTATTGCCGCCCGGCGAGTGGGATCCCACCATTCGGATTGAGCCACCGGCGGCCGTTCCCTCGCAGGAGGTGCGTAAACGTCCGCCGGAGTTGCCCAAGGAGGAGgtggacgaggaggaggaggaggcacGCCTACGGGAGGAGAACGGGCTGTCCCGGACGGGTCGACTCTTTGGAGGACTCATCAACGACATCAAGAGGAAGGCACCGTGGTACATTAGCGACTACAAGGACGCCCTATCCATGCAGTGCATCGCCTCCTGGATCTTCCTGTACTTCGCCTGCCTCTCCCCGATCATCACCTTCGGAGGTCTGCTGGCCGAGGCCACTGGCAAGCACATGGCTGCGATGGAGTCGCTGGTGTCCGGGTTCGTTTGTGGCATGGGCTATGGCTTCTTTTCGGGTCAGCCGCTGACAATTCTCGGGTCCACCGGTCCAGTCCTGGTCTTCGAGTCAATTATCTACGAGTTCTGTCTGAAGATGGGCTGGGAATATATGACCTTCCGGTTCTGGATCGGCATGTGGGTCGCCGGCATTTGCATCGTCTTGACCGCGATTGATGCCAGTGCCCTCGTTTGCTACATCACCCGCTTCACCGAGGAGAATTTCGCTACCCTGATCGCGTTCATCTTTATCTACAAGGCCATCGAGAATGTGATGGTAATCGGCAAGAATTTCCCCGTCAATCAGGGGATATACGACTGTATCTGTACACCGCCAATCGGGAGCAATGCCAGTGTGATCGATTATGCCAAATACAATTGGGATTATTGTGAG TCCTACAATGGCACTTTGGTTGGCGGAGATTGTGGCAAACCGCCCACCGAGAACGTTTTCCTAATGTCGGTGGTACTCTGCGCTGGCACCTTCATCATCTCCACCCTGCTGAAGGAGTTCAAGAACGCCCTCTTCTTCCCCTCCATCGTTCGGCAGTACATCAGTGACTTTTCCGTGCTGATCGCGATATTCGCCATGAGTTTCTTCGATTATTCCCTGGGAGTTCCCACCCAGAAACTGGAGGTGCCCAACGAGCTGAAGCCCACGCTGAGCACCAGAGGCTGGCTCATCCCGCCGTTCTCCGAAAGGAACCCCTGGTGGTCGCCAATCATCGCCGTATTCCCCGCCCTGCTTGGCACTATCCTGATCTTCATGGATCAACAGATCACCGCTGTCATCGTGAATCGCAAGGAGAACAAACTGAAGAAGGGCTGTGGCTACCATCTGGACCTGTTTATCCTCTCCATTCTGATTGCCATTTGCAGCATGATGGGCCTGCCTTG GTTCGTCGCTGCCACCGTGCTGAGCATCAACCACGTGAACTCGCTGAAACTGGAATCGGAGTGCTCGGCCCCTGGCgagaagccacagttcctgggAGTGCGCGAGCAGCGGGTGACGCACATCATGATCTTCTTGACCATCGGCGGCTCCGTGCTCCTGACCCCGCTGCTCGGCCACATTCCCATGCCGGTCCTGTTCGGCGTCTTTCTTTATATGGGCGTGGCCTCGCTCAAGGGTCTGCAGTTCTTTGATCGCATACTGATTATGTTCATGCCGGCCAAGTACCAGCCGGACTATATGTTCCTGCGCCAG GTTCCCATTAAGCGCGTCCACCTGTTCACCATTATTCAGCTGGCCTGTCTCATTATTCTCTGGCTGATCAAGTCCTTCTCGCAGACCTCCATTCTGTTCCCCCTGATGCTGGTGGTAATGATCGGCATACGGAAGGCCCTGGATCTGGTGTTCACCCGTCGAGAGCTGAAGATCCTGGACGACATTATGCCGGAGATGACGAAGAGGGCGGCGGCAGATGATCTGCATAAACTGGACGCTGAG GACAATCACCATCAGCATCACCCGGTGTCTGGTGCAGGATCGAACTATAATGCCGATAAGTCGGGTCCTACCACTATTCACATTCCCCTATCGGGAAACAaggccggcaacaatggaccTACAGTGAACATTCCCCCGGAGGCTGTTAATCGCACTGCGGTCTGGCAGCAGATCAACAAGGATGGCAACGGGATCTCGGAGCAACTGATCATTCCGGTCACCCTCAAAGTTCGTCAGATCAATGGCAACCA TGCCTCTCCGAGTGCCGCCCTCTCGCCACGCCTCTCGCCGATGCATGAGGTGGATGAGTACAGTGAAGCCCCGACAAACAGTCCGGGGCAAACCACGGGAAtccagcagaagcagcagcagcaacagcaacaacagcagatCGGCAATTGCAAGGCTGCCAAACTCGAAGGATCGTCTTTGGCCAACAGCCAGATCAATCCGGCCAACATAACACCCGTCTAA
- the LOC128263531 gene encoding electroneutral sodium bicarbonate exchanger 1 isoform X2 encodes MAKNNEYIELPWTMNSSSGDDEAPKDPRTGGEDFTQQFTENDFEGHRAHTVYVGVHVPGGRRHSQRRRKHHHSGPGGGGTGATGGGGSIGGSGSVGGGAGKDNISEKQQEVERPVTPPAQRVQFILGEDVDDGTHVSHPLFSEMGMLVKEGDEIEWKETARWIKFEEDVEEGGNRWSKPHVATLSLHSLFELRRLLVNGSVMLDMEAHNLEVMADLVCDHMVSAGALPPGVKDKVKDALLRRHRHQHEYAKKTRLPIIRSLADMRNHSSSKIEEHSGNLLGATTPISLTASEPGPPGSNGNQNLSTATGGMGRFLTVPSGKTSNRALEDMVKSPSNQSMARPGSGSELSEQQHKGNTHFMRKIPPGAEASNILVGEVDFLERTLSCFIRLSQAVVLGDLTEVPVPTRFVFILLGPPGSQSNFHEIGRAMATLMSDEIFHEVAYRARKRDHLLSGVDEFLDAVTVLPPGEWDPTIRIEPPAAVPSQEVRKRPPELPKEEVDEEEEEARLREENGLSRTGRLFGGLINDIKRKAPWYISDYKDALSMQCIASWIFLYFACLSPIITFGGLLAEATGKHMAAMESLVSGFVCGMGYGFFSGQPLTILGSTGPVLVFESIIYEFCLKMGWEYMTFRFWIGMWVAGICIVLTAIDASALVCYITRFTEENFATLIAFIFIYKAIENVMVIGKNFPVNQGIYDCICTPPIGSNASVIDYAKYNWDYCESYNGTLVGGDCGKPPTENVFLMSVVLCAGTFIISTLLKEFKNALFFPSIVRQYISDFSVLIAIFAMSFFDYSLGVPTQKLEVPNELKPTLSTRGWLIPPFSERNPWWSPIIAVFPALLGTILIFMDQQITAVIVNRKENKLKKGCGYHLDLFILSILIAICSMMGLPWFVAATVLSINHVNSLKLESECSAPGEKPQFLGVREQRVTHIMIFLTIGGSVLLTPLLGHIPMPVLFGVFLYMGVASLKGLQFFDRILIMFMPAKYQPDYMFLRQVPIKRVHLFTIIQLACLIILWLIKSFSQTSILFPLMLVVMIGIRKALDLVFTRRELKILDDIMPEMTKRAAADDLHKLDAEDNHHQHHPVSGAGSNYNADKSGPTTIHIPLSGNKAGNNGPTVNIPPEAVNRTAVWQQINKDGNGISEQLIIPVTLKVRQINGNHASPSAALSPRLSPMHEVDEYSEAPTNSPGQTTGIQQKQQQQQQQQQIGNCKAAKLEGSSLANSQINPANITPV; translated from the exons ACCTTGGACCATGAACTCCTCCAGCGGCGATGATGAGGCGCCGAAGGATCCGCGCACTGGCGGCGAGGATTTTACGCAACAATTTACAGAGAACGATTTCGAGG GACATCGGGCCCACACCGTTTATGTGGGCGTCCATGTGCCAGGAGGACGACGCCACTCGCAGAGGCGCCGCAAGCACCACCACAGTGGCCCCGGAGGGGGTGGCACGGGGGCCACGGGCGGAGGTGGCTCCATCGGCGGATCCGGAAGCGTGGGCGGTGGTGCGGGCAAGGACAACATCAGCGAGAAACAACAGGAAGTGGAGCGACCAG TGACTCCCCCGGCCCAGCGAGTTCAGTTCATACTGGGCGAAGATGTGGACGACGGCACACATGTATCGCATCCCCTGTTCTCCGAAATGGGGATGTTGGTGAAGGAGGGCGACGAGATCGAGTGGAAGGAGACAGCGCGATGGATCAAATTCGAGGAGGATGTGGAGGAGGGTGGCAATCGGTGGTCGAAGCCCCACGTGGCCACCCTCTCGCTTCACTCGCTTTTCGAGCTGCGCCGCCTGCTGGTCAACGGCAGTGTAATGCTGGACATGGAGGCCCACAACCTGGAGGTGATGGCCGATCTGGTCTGCGATCACATGGTCAGCGCGGGAGCCCTGCCACCGGGGGTCAAGGACAAGGTCAAGGACGCCCTCCTGCGCCGCCATCGCCATCAGCACGAGTATGCCAAGAAGACGCGACTGCCGATTATTCGATCGTTGGCCGATATGCGTAATCACTCGTCATCGAAAA TTGAAGAGCACTCTGGCAATTTATTGGGGGCCACAACGCCGATTTCCCTAACGGCCAGCGAACCGGGACCGCCCGGATCCAATGGAAATCAAAATCTAAGCACCGCTACCGGCGGAATGGGTCGTTTTCTAACGGTGCCCAGTGGAAAAACCAGCAACAGAGCGCTCG AGGACATGGTCAAGAGTCCAAGTAACCAATCGATGGCCCGCCCGGGAAGTGGATCCGAGCTGAGTGAGCAGCAGCACAAGGGCAACACCCACTTCATGCGGAAGATTCCGCCGGGAGCGGAGGCCAGCAACATCCTGGTTGGCGAGGTGGACTTCCTGGAGCGAACCCTGTCCTGCTTCATCCGGTTGAGCCAGGCGGTCGTCCTGGGCGATCTCACCGAGGTGCCCGTGCCCACAAG ATTTGTATTTATCCTGCTTGGTCCGCCTGGCAGTCAGAGCAACTTCCACGAGATCGGCCGGGCAATGGCCACGCTGATGTCCGACGAGATCTTCCACGAGGTTGCCTACCGAGCACGCAAGCGGGACCATTTGTTGTCCGGGGTGGACGAGTTCCTGGACGCGGTCACCGTATTGCCGCCCGGCGAGTGGGATCCCACCATTCGGATTGAGCCACCGGCGGCCGTTCCCTCGCAGGAGGTGCGTAAACGTCCGCCGGAGTTGCCCAAGGAGGAGgtggacgaggaggaggaggaggcacGCCTACGGGAGGAGAACGGGCTGTCCCGGACGGGTCGACTCTTTGGAGGACTCATCAACGACATCAAGAGGAAGGCACCGTGGTACATTAGCGACTACAAGGACGCCCTATCCATGCAGTGCATCGCCTCCTGGATCTTCCTGTACTTCGCCTGCCTCTCCCCGATCATCACCTTCGGAGGTCTGCTGGCCGAGGCCACTGGCAAGCACATGGCTGCGATGGAGTCGCTGGTGTCCGGGTTCGTTTGTGGCATGGGCTATGGCTTCTTTTCGGGTCAGCCGCTGACAATTCTCGGGTCCACCGGTCCAGTCCTGGTCTTCGAGTCAATTATCTACGAGTTCTGTCTGAAGATGGGCTGGGAATATATGACCTTCCGGTTCTGGATCGGCATGTGGGTCGCCGGCATTTGCATCGTCTTGACCGCGATTGATGCCAGTGCCCTCGTTTGCTACATCACCCGCTTCACCGAGGAGAATTTCGCTACCCTGATCGCGTTCATCTTTATCTACAAGGCCATCGAGAATGTGATGGTAATCGGCAAGAATTTCCCCGTCAATCAGGGGATATACGACTGTATCTGTACACCGCCAATCGGGAGCAATGCCAGTGTGATCGATTATGCCAAATACAATTGGGATTATTGTGAG TCCTACAATGGCACTTTGGTTGGCGGAGATTGTGGCAAACCGCCCACCGAGAACGTTTTCCTAATGTCGGTGGTACTCTGCGCTGGCACCTTCATCATCTCCACCCTGCTGAAGGAGTTCAAGAACGCCCTCTTCTTCCCCTCCATCGTTCGGCAGTACATCAGTGACTTTTCCGTGCTGATCGCGATATTCGCCATGAGTTTCTTCGATTATTCCCTGGGAGTTCCCACCCAGAAACTGGAGGTGCCCAACGAGCTGAAGCCCACGCTGAGCACCAGAGGCTGGCTCATCCCGCCGTTCTCCGAAAGGAACCCCTGGTGGTCGCCAATCATCGCCGTATTCCCCGCCCTGCTTGGCACTATCCTGATCTTCATGGATCAACAGATCACCGCTGTCATCGTGAATCGCAAGGAGAACAAACTGAAGAAGGGCTGTGGCTACCATCTGGACCTGTTTATCCTCTCCATTCTGATTGCCATTTGCAGCATGATGGGCCTGCCTTG GTTCGTCGCTGCCACCGTGCTGAGCATCAACCACGTGAACTCGCTGAAACTGGAATCGGAGTGCTCGGCCCCTGGCgagaagccacagttcctgggAGTGCGCGAGCAGCGGGTGACGCACATCATGATCTTCTTGACCATCGGCGGCTCCGTGCTCCTGACCCCGCTGCTCGGCCACATTCCCATGCCGGTCCTGTTCGGCGTCTTTCTTTATATGGGCGTGGCCTCGCTCAAGGGTCTGCAGTTCTTTGATCGCATACTGATTATGTTCATGCCGGCCAAGTACCAGCCGGACTATATGTTCCTGCGCCAG GTTCCCATTAAGCGCGTCCACCTGTTCACCATTATTCAGCTGGCCTGTCTCATTATTCTCTGGCTGATCAAGTCCTTCTCGCAGACCTCCATTCTGTTCCCCCTGATGCTGGTGGTAATGATCGGCATACGGAAGGCCCTGGATCTGGTGTTCACCCGTCGAGAGCTGAAGATCCTGGACGACATTATGCCGGAGATGACGAAGAGGGCGGCGGCAGATGATCTGCATAAACTGGACGCTGAG GACAATCACCATCAGCATCACCCGGTGTCTGGTGCAGGATCGAACTATAATGCCGATAAGTCGGGTCCTACCACTATTCACATTCCCCTATCGGGAAACAaggccggcaacaatggaccTACAGTGAACATTCCCCCGGAGGCTGTTAATCGCACTGCGGTCTGGCAGCAGATCAACAAGGATGGCAACGGGATCTCGGAGCAACTGATCATTCCGGTCACCCTCAAAGTTCGTCAGATCAATGGCAACCA TGCCTCTCCGAGTGCCGCCCTCTCGCCACGCCTCTCGCCGATGCATGAGGTGGATGAGTACAGTGAAGCCCCGACAAACAGTCCGGGGCAAACCACGGGAAtccagcagaagcagcagcagcaacagcaacaacagcagatCGGCAATTGCAAGGCTGCCAAACTCGAAGGATCGTCTTTGGCCAACAGCCAGATCAATCCGGCCAACATAACACCCGTCTAA